A genomic segment from Callithrix jacchus isolate 240 chromosome 8, calJac240_pri, whole genome shotgun sequence encodes:
- the YY1 gene encoding transcriptional repressor protein YY1 — translation MASGDTLYIATDGSEMPAEIVELHEIEVETIPVETIETTVVGEEEEDDDDDEDGGGGDHGGGGGHGHAVHHHHHHHHHHPPMIALQPLVTDDPTQVHHHQEVILVQTREEVVGGDDSDGLRAEDGFEDQILIPVPAPAGGDDDYIEQTLVTVAAAGKSGGGGSSSSGGGRVKKGGGKKSGKKSYLSGGAGAAGGGGADPGNKKWEQKQVQIKTLEGEFSVTMWSSDEKKDIDHETVVEEQIIGENSPPDYSEYMTGKKLPPGGIPGIDLSDPKQLAEFARMKPRKIKEDDAPRTIACPHKGCTKMFRDNSAMRKHLHTHGPRVHVCAECGKAFVESSKLKRHQLVHTGEKPFQCTFEGCGKRFSLDFNLRTHVRIHTGDRPYVCPFDGCNKKFAQSTNLKSHILTHAKAKNNQ, via the exons ATGGCCTCGGGCGACACCCTGTACATCGCCACGGACGGCTCGGAGATGCCGGCCGAGATCGTGGAGCTGCACGAGATCGAGGTGGAGACCATCCCGGTGGAGACCATCGAGACCACGGTGGTgggcgaggaggaggaggacgacgacgacgacgaggACGGTGGCGGCGGCGACCACGGCGGCGGGGGCGGCCACGGGCACGCcgtgcaccaccaccaccaccaccaccaccaccacccgcCCATGATCGCGCTGCAGCCGCTGGTCACCGACGACCCGACCCAGGTGCACCACCACCAGGAGGTGATCCTGGTGCAGACGCGCGAGGAGGTGGTGGGCGGCGACGACTCGGACGGGCTGCGCGCCGAGGACGGCTTCGAGGACCAGATCCTCATCCCGGTGCCCGCGCCGGCCGGCGGCGACGACGACTACATCGAGCAGACGCTGGTCACCGTGGCGGCGGCCGGCaagagcggcggcggcggctcgtCGTCGTCGGGCGGCGGCCGCGTCAAGAAGGGCGGCGGCAAGAAGAGCGGCAAGAAGAGTTACCTGAGCGGCGGGGCCGGcgcggcgggcggcggcggcgccgACCCGGGCAACAAGAAGTGGGAGCAGAAGCAGGTGCAGATCAAGACCCTGGAGGGCGAGTTCTCGGTCACCATGTGGTCCTCAG atgaaaaaaaagatattgaccACGAGACAGTGGTTGAAGAACAGATCATTGGTGAGAACTCACCTCCTGATTATTCAGAATATATGACGGGAAAAAAACTTCCTCCTGGAGGAATACCTGGCATTGACCTCTCAGATCCCAAACAACTGGCAGAATTTGCTAG aatgaagccaagaaaaattaaagaagatgaTGCTCCAAGAACAATAGCTTGCCCTCATAAA GGCTGCACAAAGATGTTCAGGGATAACTCGGCCATGAGAAAACATCTGCACACCCACGGTCCCAGAGTCCACGTCTGTgcagaatgtggcaaagcttttgtTGAGAGTTCAAAACTAAAACGACACCAACTggttcatactggagagaagcccttTCAG TGCACGTTCGAAGGCTGTGGGAAACGCTTTTCACTGGACTTCAATTTGCGCACACATGTGCGAATCCATACCGGAGACAGGCCCTATGTGTGCCCCTTCGATGGTTGTAATAAGAAGTTTGCTCAGTCAACTAACCTGAAATCTCACATCTTAACACATGCTAAGGCCAAAAACAACCagtga